The DNA segment GGAAAACAATAACGGATGCCACGGTGGGTGTGCGCTACTTCATGCCGCCCATGGCCGGCATGGCTCCCATGGAATATAGAACGCAGGCCGCTCAGAAGGGTGACGGTTTCTCGTTCTCGGCAAATATCCCCATGGAGGGCGGGTGGAAGGCCGAGGTGTCCGTGGCGCGCGGGGGCAAGCCGGTGGTAACGGCGACGTTCAATGTCGATGCAAGGTGATAGTAACAGGAGTCAGGAGTCAGGAGAACCTT comes from the Nitrospirota bacterium genome and includes:
- a CDS encoding FixH family protein — its product is MKKAAIAFSFAVLVLTMVFSCARGYESQKSAGDLKVTLSVDRYPLVKGDNSLAVKVSDVAGKTITDATVGVRYFMPPMAGMAPMEYRTQAAQKGDGFSFSANIPMEGGWKAEVSVARGGKPVVTATFNVDAR